ACCAGTCCCGACCCTAGCGCGGCCCACCTGAAGCAAATCACCGCCTTCAACGTGGAGCGCGTCACCCGCCGTTTCTTCGAGGAATACAAGCGGCTGTTTGACCATGTGCGGGCCACCATCGCCGCCGAGAACCCAGGCGCACGCATCGGCCCCCATAAGCGCAACCTGACGGGCGATAGCCAAAGCCTCCACGCGTTTACCCAGCGGCTGCTGGGACGCATCATCTTCCTGTACTTCATTCAGAAAAAAGGCTGGCTGGACGGCAATCAGGACTTCTTGCCCGACCTGTACCGCCGCGCCACCGAGCACCCCGGCGCGAACTTTTACCGTGACGCCTTAGAGCCGCTGTTTTTTGAAGTGCTGAATACCGAGCGCGGCGGCCAGGACAGCCCCTTTGGCAGCGTCCCTTACCTCAACGGCAGCCTCTTCGAGCGCGAGTACCCGCTGACCACCGTGCTCAACTTGCCTAACAGCCTCTTTGACCCCAAAGCTACGGGCAGCATCCTGAACGTGCTGGGCGGGTACAACTTCACCGTTAGCGAGAGCAGCTCGCTGGAGCAGGAAATCAGCCTGGACCCCGAAATGCTGGGCAAGGTCTTTGAGAACATGATGGAAGAAGAAGAAGCGGCCCAGAGCGGCACCTTCTACACGCCGCGCTCCATCGTGCAGTTCATGGCGGAGGAGACACTCACTCGCTACCTGAGCGACCACACAGGGATTTCCCAAGACCGCCTCTTGCCGCTCACCGCCGACGACAGCGACCCGCACGACCTCACCCTGGCCGAAGCGGGCCAGATTATCCAAGCGCTAGAAGGGGTGCGCGTGCTGGACCCCGCCGTGGGCACCGCGTCCATGCTGGTGGGCTTCCTGAACGCCATGATTCGCGTGCGCCGCAGCGCCGAGGCCAAGCGCGGTATTCACGCCGCCGAAGGCAGCCCTGCGCTGGCCCAGTGGAAGCGCCAGTACATCCAGCACAGCTTGTACGGGGTGGACATCAAGCACGAGGCCATTGAAATCGCTCGCTTGCGCCTGTGGCTCTCGCTGGTGGTAGACGCGCAGGAAAGCGAGCCGCTGCCCAACCTCGACTACAAACTGATGGCGGGCGACGGCCTGCTGGAGACCGTAGACGGTGCCCCCTTTATCCGCGTAGAGCAGGCGGTGGTGGGCGACGAAGCCGCGATTGCCGACAAGGCCAGAGCGATTGAAGCCAAGCACGAGGAATTCTTTGGCGAGCAGCGCCCCGAGCAGCGCCGCGTCCTGAGAGCCGAGATTCAAGCGCTGGAGCGGGAGCTGTTCAAAGCCGACGTGGACTACCGAATTAAAGGTCTGGACAGTCAGATAAGGCTTCTTGACCGCCAGATTGCCGACCCCCACCAGGCCGAGCGCACGCGCGGCACCCTCACCAAGCGCCGCACCGCCCTGGCCGACAACATGGGCCGCCTGATAGACCAGAAGGTCAAGGTCTGGGACGAGCAAGAACCGCTGCCCTTCTTCCTGCACAATGTCCACTTTGCCGAGGTGATGCGCCACGAGAACCGGAGCGGCAACGGCGGTTTTGACATCGTGATAGGCAACCCGCCGTATGTGAGCATCGGCAACATGAAGGCCACCTACAAAGCCGCGTTGAAACAGGCTTTTCCAGATGTAGAGTCAGGCCGTGCCGACCTATATGTCTACTTTTACCAGAAGGGCCTGAACCTGCTGCGCGAAGGCGGTCGGCTGGCTTACATCACCCCTAATAGATTCATGAAAATTGATTATGGTGAAGGCATAAGGAAAGTGATAGCCGATAAGGCAACTGTAGAGATTGTAGTTGATTTTGGCCATATTAAAGTTTTTGATGCACATACATTCCCGGCGATAGTTGTTCTGAGAAAAGGAGAGGTAAAGACGGGTCATGTGAGCATAATCTCTGAACAATCCCTAAGAAGACAAATAAACAGAGGCGCTGGCGGCGAAATTCCTCTATATGTGATTCGGGAAGCATTGCAAAATTTCCATATCAGTTCTAGAGGCCTGATTGAAGAAATTGATGTCAAGTTCGTTGGAAAAGAAAAATGGATGATTGAAGATGCAAGATTATTGAATGTACTTAGCAAGATGATGGCGCGGGGTAAACCTCTATCGGAAATCGTGTCAAACAAAATCCTTAGTGGAATTAAAACGGGACTGAACGAAGCTTTTATTATTGATAAAGAGACGCGGGACATGATTATTAAAAACAATCCCCAATCCGAAATGTATGTCAAGCCGTTTTTGAGAGGCAGAGATATTTCCAGGTGGTCGTCTAAGGAGGCGAATTTTTACTTAATTGTCTTTCCAACTAGTCACGACGAGACATATAAGAACTCATGGTCTAGTTTGGAGTCAAAAGCCGCTGAAAAGGTTTTTTCTGAAGAGCATCCCCAAATATACGAGATACTCAGTCTACACAGGGAAAAACTTATAAAGAGAGGCGATAAGGGCAAATTCTGGTGGGAGCTAAGGCCGTGCTCATATTATGATAGTTTTACTAAGCCAAGAATAAGTTGGGGTAAGTATGGTTCATCTCCAAGATTTTTCTACGATATTGACTCGAGGTTATATGTCAATACCGTGTATTTCTTGAATACTGATAAGAAGTGGATTCTATCCATGTTAAACTCTAATTTATTCTTAGTTTATTACAGAGTATTTTTTAATATAGTGAATACGGGATTTATAGAATTTATTGGTCAGTCAGTTGAGCGGCTGCCATTTATTACACCTACGCCAGAGCAGGCGCGGCGGCTGGAGGGCTTTACCGACGACTCGCGGCTAGATGAGCTGAACGCGCTGGTGTACGAGCTGTACGGCCTGAACGCGGGCGAGATTGCGCTGGTGGAGGAGCTGACGGCGGGGGCGTATGGCGGGGCTGGGGCTGAAGCAGCGAGCGAGCGAGAGGACTAAGCGATGACCCAAGCACAAGACCAGGCCCGCAGCGAGAGCCTTAAGCAGTTGGTGGCGCAGCTTGAAGCCGAGCCGCCCGTGGTACTGCTGCCCGAATTTCAGCGCGATTTTGTCTGGGAGATGGAGCAGACCTATGCGCTGTTTGACAGCCTGATTCGCGGCATCTTCGTAGGCAGCGTGATTTACGGCAAGCCGTCGTTTGAACTCAGCCTGCGCGAGGTAGACAAGCGGCCCCGCAAAGGCCCAGGCAGCCGGGCCAAAATAGGAATCAAGCATTACACCGAAGAGGAAATGAAGCACGCCAGCCAGCAAGATGGGCTGAAAATCCTGCTGGACGGCCAGCAGCGCACGACCAGCCTGTACCGCGCTCTTAGAGGCATTGACAAGGTGTACTACGTGGTGCAGCCCGGTGCGGTGGACCTCAAGGCAGAGGAGTTCGCTCAGAAATCACTCGAAGACCTGATGCATGACGACAATGATGATTTTGACGGCATTCAGGGTTCGGATTCGGCTGAGGTGATTTGTGTGCCGCTGGATTATGCCTTCGAATACATGCTAACCGTGCCCCGTGAGCGCGACGTTGAAAAGTTTTTCCGTGAGCAAACTGAGCGCGGTAAAGCGTTGGCCGCTGCTGAGGATCAGGCCGCGCTGAATGCAGCCTTTGAAGTGTTTTTGCAGGTGCTGTCCAAGCTCAAGACCATGTACGAGCAGCAGCAGCTTCTCAGCTATTACCTGCTGGATATGGAACTGGAAAAGTTCACGACGTTTTTCGAGCGCAGCAACAGCAAGGGCATTCAGCTCAACTTCACTGACGTCCTGGCAGCCAAAGTGTTTGGCAAGTTCAATCTTCGTCAGCAGTTCGATAAATTTGCCGATACCAACCCAGACATTTCAGTCAACCGCGAACTCATGGTGCGGGCCATTGCGCTGATGACAGGCCGCTTTGACAAGATTGAAAAGGGGCAACTGCTCAAGCGACTCACGGCAGACGATTTTGTCGAGCACTGGGATGAGATGACAGGACTGCTCAAGCAGACGCTGGAATACCTGCACAACCAGAAACTACTGGTGGCGATACGCTGGCTGCCCTACGACAACATGTTGTTGCCCCTGATGATGTTCTTTAAGGAGTTGAACCGGCAGGGGGATACCAGTCCTTCGCAGCAGCAGTGGGACTTCCTGCAATGGTGGTACTGGGCCGTGATTTTCTCGGAGCGTTACACTGCCGCCACCAACGAAAAGATTGTGCAGGACAGCCGCGTGTTGCAGCGGGTGGCGCGCAATGAGCCGCTGGACGCGAAGGCCTTTGCCCGTTTCCGTCCCACTCTGGAAGTGGACGACCTGCTGACCTACACCCGGTCTTCGTCCGCCGTGTACCGAGGGGTCTTCAACCTGATTCATTTCATGGGCGGGGGGCTGAAGGACTGGCACAGCAACGCCAACCTGGCAACGGGCACACTGGGAGTGAGGAATCTTCACGACCATCACTACTTCCCGAAAAACTTCCTGAAGAGGTCTGCTGACCAGCAGGATGTTGAAAATGCTGAGGCCATCATGGATTCGGTGCTCAACCGCGTGCTGATGCCCAAGGATGCCAACTGGGTTGCAACAGACAAGGCTCCGCATGAGTACCTCAGAGAATTCCTGGAAGGCACCCCAAAATGGAAAGCCAACCCGAAACTGCGCGAGAGTATGCAAAGTCACTTGGTGCCCGAATCCTTGCTGGATGACCCGCAGCAAAGTAACAGGGTAGAAGAAACCCTGCGCGAGCGCGGGCGGCTGATTATCGCCCTCATCAAAGCTCAGACGGTAGATGTGGAGGATGACATACGGGCAGCCCACATTCCCACTGGAAGCAGAGATGTTGCAACGCCGTAAGCCATCTGAATCGGAGTTCGTAGCCCAGGCCCGCGACGCGCAGCTCTCGGAGCGCTGCATTCACCTGAGCGCCGCCTTGCGGGAGCGGCACCCTACCGATGCCAGTGCGGTTGAGCAGCCGAGGAGCGACCTGCTTCAGGTGTACACCCAGGCGCGGGGGCTGGCGGGGAGCTTTGCCGAGCGGCTGGCGGCGGCCCGCTGGCCAGCGGGGGCAGTGGCGCAGGTGCGGCCCAGCGGGGTCAAGCGGCTGGACCGCATGGTCGAAAAGTACCTTTACAGCAAGCGGGCGCTGGTGGTGCCGCTGGATATGCTGGGGGCCAAAGTGGTGGTGGACTCGGTGTGGGATATGTACGACGTGGCCTCACAGGTGCAGTCAGTCTTTCCGGTCGTGGGTTACCGCGACCGTGTGGTGCGCCCGCAGAGCAGCGGTTACCGTGACCTTCAGTTTGTGGTGAATGCAGGCACAGAAGCGCAACCTCACTACGCCGAACTCAAGGTGATGCACCGCCTGATAGACGAGCTGGACGGCTACGAGCACAAGCTCTACGAGATTCGCCGCGAGCTGCAAGCCAAGGAGACCGAGCGGCAAACGGAGCAGCAGGCGACTTCTGAAGAATTGTTTGGCCGGGCACTACTCTCGCCAATTGAGCAACTGGTACTAGACACGCTAGAGACAGCGAGTGCAGACTTGTTTGACCGGGCGTGGCAAATGATTCTGGAAGCCGAGCATGGCTAGGTCGCTTGCCCCAAATCAGCCCAGCAAGGGAGGCACGAGATGACCGCCATCAAGGAAGCGACTGGCCCAGCGGCCCAGGAAACCGAAGTCAGGTATTACCTGGTAGGCCGCGTTCCCGTCAAGTTGCAGGAGCGCCCCGACGGTGTAGCGCTGGTGGCGTACAACCCCTTGCTGGGCGGCTTCGTCTCGGATGCCCGCTATTACTCGGCCATCAAGCGCCACGAGGGCGACGAAGACGGCATCGAGCGTATTGACGAAGACCGTTTTACCGCGCAGGTCGCGGCGCTGGGCGGCCAATAGGGGCCGCAAACGCCCCTGTAACTTCCGGGCGAAAAAGTGCATGTAGGGCAGCCCAGGGTCAGGCATGATAGAAGGGTGCCACCCACCAAAATCCCTGACTTTACCGACAACGAGCAGTACAAGCTCTCGCATACGCTGGCCACCCTGATTGGCGAATACGGCGAGCGCGACCTTGACATTGCTACAGGCTTTTTCAGTCCAGATGTGTGGAAGATTGTGGGCGACTCGTTCGGTCAGCTCGGTGCGCTGCGGCTGATGCTGGGCAAGGAACCCGATATGCCCCAGGACCGCAGGGGCCTGGAACTGGCCCGCTACTTCCGCCAGCGCCTGCGGGCTGAGCTGGAAGGTCAGGAGCTGGAAAGCGCCCGCTCACGCATGATTGACGAGCTGGTCGCCTTCTTGCACCGTGACGAGGTGCAGGTGCGGCTGTTCGACGACCCGTTTCTTCACGCCAAGGCCTACCTGTTTCCCAACTACAGCATCGTCGGGTCAAGCAACCTGACGGTGAGTGGCCTGATTCACAACTCCGAGCTGAACACGGTCACCAAGCAGTCAGGAGTCGCCAAGCAGCTGCGCGAGGAGTGGTTCAACCGCTTCTGGACCCGCGCCCATGACTACAAGGACTCCCTGATAGACGAGCTGGAGCGCAGCAAGTTTGGGGCTTACCCCTACACGCCGTTCGAGGTCTTTCTCAAGGTGCTGTTCGAGAACTTCCGTGATGGGCTGGAGGCAGAGGGCGGCAGCGAGGCGCAGGGCGGCATCATTGAGTTGGCCGACTTCCAGAAAGAAGGCTTCCAGAGTGCGCTGGGGTTGCTGGAGCGCTTCGGCGGGGTGATGGTGGCCGACGCGGTGGGCCTGGGCAAGTCGTTTACGGGCCTCAGCTTCCTCGAAGAATTCCTGC
This portion of the Deinococcus radiophilus genome encodes:
- a CDS encoding DUF262 domain-containing protein, producing the protein MTQAQDQARSESLKQLVAQLEAEPPVVLLPEFQRDFVWEMEQTYALFDSLIRGIFVGSVIYGKPSFELSLREVDKRPRKGPGSRAKIGIKHYTEEEMKHASQQDGLKILLDGQQRTTSLYRALRGIDKVYYVVQPGAVDLKAEEFAQKSLEDLMHDDNDDFDGIQGSDSAEVICVPLDYAFEYMLTVPRERDVEKFFREQTERGKALAAAEDQAALNAAFEVFLQVLSKLKTMYEQQQLLSYYLLDMELEKFTTFFERSNSKGIQLNFTDVLAAKVFGKFNLRQQFDKFADTNPDISVNRELMVRAIALMTGRFDKIEKGQLLKRLTADDFVEHWDEMTGLLKQTLEYLHNQKLLVAIRWLPYDNMLLPLMMFFKELNRQGDTSPSQQQWDFLQWWYWAVIFSERYTAATNEKIVQDSRVLQRVARNEPLDAKAFARFRPTLEVDDLLTYTRSSSAVYRGVFNLIHFMGGGLKDWHSNANLATGTLGVRNLHDHHYFPKNFLKRSADQQDVENAEAIMDSVLNRVLMPKDANWVATDKAPHEYLREFLEGTPKWKANPKLRESMQSHLVPESLLDDPQQSNRVEETLRERGRLIIALIKAQTVDVEDDIRAAHIPTGSRDVATP
- a CDS encoding Eco57I restriction-modification methylase domain-containing protein, encoding MRDLHAATLRRVTEQFLKRPGEYLLTFATPAFDRLVFVKPRRERSADAEATTPKPSSGLKLGKLSIQPSRPTQHDLSVLREIAVGGTSPDPSAAHLKQITAFNVERVTRRFFEEYKRLFDHVRATIAAENPGARIGPHKRNLTGDSQSLHAFTQRLLGRIIFLYFIQKKGWLDGNQDFLPDLYRRATEHPGANFYRDALEPLFFEVLNTERGGQDSPFGSVPYLNGSLFEREYPLTTVLNLPNSLFDPKATGSILNVLGGYNFTVSESSSLEQEISLDPEMLGKVFENMMEEEEAAQSGTFYTPRSIVQFMAEETLTRYLSDHTGISQDRLLPLTADDSDPHDLTLAEAGQIIQALEGVRVLDPAVGTASMLVGFLNAMIRVRRSAEAKRGIHAAEGSPALAQWKRQYIQHSLYGVDIKHEAIEIARLRLWLSLVVDAQESEPLPNLDYKLMAGDGLLETVDGAPFIRVEQAVVGDEAAIADKARAIEAKHEEFFGEQRPEQRRVLRAEIQALERELFKADVDYRIKGLDSQIRLLDRQIADPHQAERTRGTLTKRRTALADNMGRLIDQKVKVWDEQEPLPFFLHNVHFAEVMRHENRSGNGGFDIVIGNPPYVSIGNMKATYKAALKQAFPDVESGRADLYVYFYQKGLNLLREGGRLAYITPNRFMKIDYGEGIRKVIADKATVEIVVDFGHIKVFDAHTFPAIVVLRKGEVKTGHVSIISEQSLRRQINRGAGGEIPLYVIREALQNFHISSRGLIEEIDVKFVGKEKWMIEDARLLNVLSKMMARGKPLSEIVSNKILSGIKTGLNEAFIIDKETRDMIIKNNPQSEMYVKPFLRGRDISRWSSKEANFYLIVFPTSHDETYKNSWSSLESKAAEKVFSEEHPQIYEILSLHREKLIKRGDKGKFWWELRPCSYYDSFTKPRISWGKYGSSPRFFYDIDSRLYVNTVYFLNTDKKWILSMLNSNLFLVYYRVFFNIVNTGFIEFIGQSVERLPFITPTPEQARRLEGFTDDSRLDELNALVYELYGLNAGEIALVEELTAGAYGGAGAEAASERED
- a CDS encoding nucleotidyltransferase family protein, whose translation is MLQRRKPSESEFVAQARDAQLSERCIHLSAALRERHPTDASAVEQPRSDLLQVYTQARGLAGSFAERLAAARWPAGAVAQVRPSGVKRLDRMVEKYLYSKRALVVPLDMLGAKVVVDSVWDMYDVASQVQSVFPVVGYRDRVVRPQSSGYRDLQFVVNAGTEAQPHYAELKVMHRLIDELDGYEHKLYEIRRELQAKETERQTEQQATSEELFGRALLSPIEQLVLDTLETASADLFDRAWQMILEAEHG